Proteins co-encoded in one Vicia villosa cultivar HV-30 ecotype Madison, WI unplaced genomic scaffold, Vvil1.0 ctg.000282F_1_1, whole genome shotgun sequence genomic window:
- the LOC131626291 gene encoding probable WRKY transcription factor 70: MSDVVSATKKKLLIKELLQGQEYATQLKFLLKNRVGLGSDGSASVKELAANVLRSFSETISVVTSEGCNFDEVASEENGSLVSASCNDDVKSEDSSESKKRLLPNNTKDRRGSYKRRKTDETRTIVSKTTGDIHSWRKYGQKEILNSQFPRSYFRCTRKHDQGCKATKQVQLIQENPETYQITYIGFHTCNATLHTPQMVTFSSDTNWDTFLVNSQPHSKEVLTNYIQQDSPIMSSERAIVKQEYPNNDDSTTTPRSVLADDLFDANMWSDFKDFELSKPDASVYSCSESQNLEIGFGVFSDFSNDLVYFDERHLM, from the exons ATGAGTGATGTTGTTTCTGCCACCAAGAAGAAGTTGCTCATTAAGGAGCTTCTTCAGGGTCAAGAGTATGCTACTCAGCTGAAGTTTCTGCTTAAGAATCGTGTTGGTTTAGGTTCTGATGGGTCTGCTTCGGTTAAGGAATTGGCAGCTAATGTGCTGAGATCTTTCTCTGAGACTATTTCTGTGGTGACTTCTGAAGGTTGTAATTTTGATGAGGTTGCTTCAGAGGAAAATGGTTCATTGGTTTCTGCTTCTTGTAATGATGATGTGAAATCTGAAGATTCAAGTGAGAGTAAGAAGAGATTGTTACCTAATAACACTAAAGATCGAAGAGGTTCCTACAAAAGAAG GAAGACTGATGAGACAAGAACCATAGTCTCTAAAACAACTGGTGACATTCATTCCTGGAGAAAGTACGGACAGAAGGAAATCCTCAATTCTCAATTTCCTAG GAGCTACTTTAGGTGTACCCGGAAGCATGATCAAGGTTGCAAAGCAACCAAACAGGTACAATTGATACAAGAGAATCCAGAGACATACCAAATTACCTACATTGGGTTTCACACATGCAATGCCACTCTACATACTCCACAAATGGTCACATTTTCTTCAGATACCAATTGGGACACATTTCTTGTGAATTCTCAACCTCACTCAAAAGAAGTTCTTACAAATTATATTCAACAGGATTCCCCTATTATGAGCTCAGAAAGAGCAATTGTGAAACAAGAATATCCCAACAACGACGACAGTACTACTACTCCGAGGAGTGTTCTCGCCGATGATTTATTCGATGCGAACATGTGGTCTGATTTTAAGGATTTTGAACTATCCAAGCCAGATGCTAGTGTGTATTCATGTAGTGAATCTCAAAACCTTGAAATTGGTTTTGGGGTGTTTTCTGATTTCAGCAATGATTTAGTATATTTTGATGAAAGGCATTTGATGTAA